One Amblyomma americanum isolate KBUSLIRL-KWMA chromosome 8, ASM5285725v1, whole genome shotgun sequence DNA window includes the following coding sequences:
- the LOC144102526 gene encoding carbohydrate sulfotransferase 11-like: HTHRCRPCSIKYDVIVKVETLDSDFEKLLSRLGLAGWKLPKRNAKSPRNKSQARKAFARHFSELTREQVLKLFAIYVYDFELYGYRLEGYTSPVL; encoded by the exons CATACACACCGGTGCAGACCTTGCAGCATCAA GTACGACGTGATTGTGAAGGTGGAAACACTCGACAGCGACTTCGAGAAGCTGCTGTCGAGGCTGGGGCTCGCAGGCTGGAAGCTCCCGAAGAGGAACGCGAAGAGCCCTCGGAATAAGTCACAAGCTCGCAAAGCATTCGCCCGACACTTTTCGGAGCTCACAAGAGAGCAGGTTCTCAAGCTGTTCGCCATCTATGTGTACGACTTCGAACTCTACGGCTACAGGCTAGAAGGTTACACGAGTCCTGTACTATGA